A DNA window from Paenibacillus sp. HWE-109 contains the following coding sequences:
- the cymR gene encoding cysteine metabolism transcriptional regulator CymR → MKISTKGRYGLTIMMELANRVGEGPTSLKSIAEKHQLSEHYLEQLVAPLRNAGLVKSIRGAYGGYILSKAADQVTAGEVIRVLEGPISPVDFTEEDDPAKRDLWIRIRDSIADVLDSTTLANLISYEDQGSSDNYMFYI, encoded by the coding sequence TTGAAAATTTCTACAAAAGGCCGCTATGGTCTAACGATCATGATGGAGCTGGCCAATCGCGTTGGTGAAGGACCGACTTCACTGAAAAGTATTGCTGAGAAACATCAACTATCCGAGCACTATTTGGAGCAGCTCGTGGCTCCCCTGCGCAATGCAGGATTGGTGAAAAGTATTCGTGGAGCTTACGGTGGATACATTCTCTCCAAAGCTGCGGATCAAGTGACGGCGGGCGAGGTTATTCGCGTTCTGGAAGGGCCGATCAGCCCTGTTGATTTCACAGAAGAAGATGACCCGGCTAAGCGTGACCTGTGGATACGTATCCGCGACAGCATTGCGGATGTCTTGGATTCAACTACACTTGCAAACCTGATCTCTTACGAAGATCAAGGCTCAAGTGACAACTACATGTTCTACATTTAA
- a CDS encoding cysteine desulfurase family protein has translation MNPIYLDYAATTPVHPDVLEAMLPFYTAFYGNPSSTHSFGRATRTALNRFRDAMAKSLGCLPAELIFTSGGTESNNMAIFGLLNANKEEKKHILTTQIEHHAVLHPCERLESLGYEVTYLPVGPTGLTQIEDVEAAIRPDTALISVMYVNNEVGTIQPIKSIGQLARARQIPFHVDAVQALGKLPINLHELPVDLVSFSAHKLYGPKGVGALYVSKHTKLIPHVYGGSQERKRRAGTENVAAIAGFAKAVELFLPQQISMQQQAAELRQVMIDVLEQQLGSEGFTINGHTEQSVPHILNISFPGISTETLLMNLDLDNVAAASGSACTSGSLEVSHVLKAMKLPENVTASAVRFSFGMGNSKEQIETAAQKVATIILRLRMN, from the coding sequence ATGAATCCTATTTATCTTGATTACGCGGCAACCACGCCAGTGCATCCCGACGTATTGGAAGCGATGCTTCCTTTCTATACAGCCTTTTATGGCAATCCTTCGAGTACACACAGCTTCGGCAGAGCAACGAGGACAGCACTTAATCGGTTTCGTGATGCGATGGCGAAGTCATTGGGCTGTCTGCCTGCTGAGCTGATTTTTACAAGCGGTGGAACTGAAAGCAATAATATGGCGATATTTGGCCTTTTGAATGCGAACAAAGAAGAGAAGAAGCACATCCTTACAACTCAAATCGAGCATCATGCTGTTTTACATCCTTGTGAGCGATTAGAGAGCCTCGGATATGAGGTGACCTACCTGCCAGTAGGTCCGACTGGTCTTACTCAAATCGAGGATGTCGAAGCAGCGATTCGCCCTGATACGGCACTTATATCAGTGATGTATGTGAATAATGAAGTGGGGACGATTCAGCCAATTAAGTCTATAGGTCAACTTGCTCGGGCAAGGCAGATTCCTTTTCATGTGGATGCGGTTCAAGCTCTGGGGAAATTGCCGATTAACCTGCATGAGCTTCCAGTCGATTTAGTGAGCTTCTCCGCACACAAGTTGTACGGCCCCAAGGGTGTCGGAGCTTTGTATGTATCGAAGCATACGAAATTAATACCTCACGTTTACGGGGGATCACAGGAAAGAAAGCGCCGCGCTGGAACGGAGAATGTGGCGGCTATCGCTGGCTTCGCCAAAGCGGTGGAGCTGTTTCTACCCCAGCAGATCAGCATGCAGCAGCAAGCTGCAGAACTGCGTCAAGTGATGATCGATGTCCTGGAGCAGCAATTAGGCAGCGAAGGTTTTACGATAAATGGCCACACGGAACAGTCAGTCCCGCATATTCTGAACATCAGCTTTCCAGGTATTTCAACGGAAACACTCCTTATGAATTTAGATCTCGACAATGTGGCTGCGGCAAGCGGTTCTGCTTGTACATCCGGTTCCCTTGAAGTGTCGCATGTTCTAAAAGCAATGAAACTTCCAGAAAATGTTACAGCCTCCGCGGTTCGGTTTAGCTTTGGAATGGGGAACTCTAAAGAGCAAATCGAAACAGCTGCCCAGAAAGTTGCAACCATTATCCTTCGGTTGCGTATGAATTAG
- a CDS encoding PRC-barrel domain-containing protein, which produces MRKAHDVIGLPVITVDSGKQIGQVKDLLVDPDWNIRGIVLEVKVWFSSLRYVPWEGITAAGEDAVTIPNETVMQELEHVDECHAFLEGSRKIKGLPVITVGGHKLGVVEDVYLNQDWGKQIVGYELSEGFISDLKEGRKWLPMPESATKGEDAIIVPVHCAQEMEELFVSKEE; this is translated from the coding sequence TTGCGCAAAGCGCATGATGTGATCGGACTTCCTGTCATCACGGTAGATTCCGGTAAGCAGATTGGTCAAGTGAAAGATCTGTTGGTTGACCCTGATTGGAACATACGAGGTATCGTTCTTGAAGTGAAAGTATGGTTCTCCTCCTTACGTTACGTACCTTGGGAGGGAATCACCGCTGCGGGAGAAGATGCCGTTACCATACCGAACGAAACGGTCATGCAAGAGCTCGAGCATGTGGATGAGTGTCATGCTTTCCTTGAAGGAAGCCGCAAAATTAAAGGACTTCCGGTCATAACCGTAGGCGGACATAAATTAGGCGTGGTGGAGGATGTTTATTTAAACCAAGATTGGGGTAAACAAATAGTAGGTTATGAATTGTCCGAAGGGTTTATTTCTGATTTAAAGGAAGGGCGTAAATGGCTACCCATGCCGGAATCGGCAACCAAGGGGGAAGACGCCATTATAGTGCCTGTACATTGCGCTCAGGAAATGGAAGAACTCTTCGTATCCAAAGAAGAATAG
- a CDS encoding AI-2E family transporter produces MERFWKNRWFIGLVYTLLALMTLYMLLQIKPILFSVITFIKAIVTPFFIAVIISYILNPVVNLLNKRKVPRTIAVLLIYSVFISSLTVIIMNMTPVFMTQIAELNEHMPQMAMRAQSLVDGFNQNQLLPDSVRSGFNHSLAKLESSISLAISNYMNQIGNTINMLFIAFIVPFVAFYIMKDFQIIEKTALAIVPREHRKKTVKLLIDIDTALGNYIRGQLLVCVIIGGLAYLGYWLIGMQYALLLASVVAIFNIIPYLGPFFGAAPAIIMASTISLKMVLFVALVNLAIQILEGNVISPQVVGRTLHMHPLFIIFALLVGGEVAGIVGLILAVPFFAVMKVILQHVFLHYVHKPTT; encoded by the coding sequence ATGGAACGATTTTGGAAAAATAGATGGTTTATCGGGCTGGTGTACACGCTGCTGGCCCTGATGACCTTGTATATGCTGCTGCAAATTAAACCGATTCTGTTTAGTGTTATTACATTTATCAAAGCGATTGTGACCCCGTTTTTTATTGCGGTGATCATTTCCTACATCTTGAATCCCGTTGTTAATCTTCTCAACAAGCGCAAAGTGCCAAGAACAATTGCCGTTCTGCTGATTTATAGCGTGTTTATTTCATCGCTTACGGTCATTATTATGAATATGACGCCGGTGTTTATGACGCAAATTGCTGAATTGAACGAACACATGCCGCAAATGGCCATGCGTGCTCAATCGCTTGTCGATGGCTTTAATCAGAATCAATTGCTGCCTGATAGTGTGCGCAGCGGATTTAATCATTCACTGGCCAAGCTGGAAAGCAGTATTTCTCTGGCTATTTCCAATTACATGAATCAAATCGGTAACACGATTAATATGCTGTTCATTGCTTTCATTGTCCCGTTCGTGGCCTTTTACATTATGAAGGACTTTCAAATTATCGAAAAAACAGCATTAGCCATCGTCCCTCGTGAGCATCGTAAAAAAACGGTTAAGCTGCTAATTGATATTGACACCGCACTGGGCAATTATATTCGCGGACAATTGTTAGTTTGCGTAATTATCGGCGGACTTGCGTATTTGGGCTATTGGCTGATTGGCATGCAGTATGCGCTGCTCTTAGCGAGCGTGGTCGCGATTTTCAATATTATTCCTTACTTAGGTCCTTTCTTTGGGGCGGCGCCAGCCATCATCATGGCTTCAACGATTTCTTTGAAAATGGTACTGTTCGTAGCGCTCGTAAATTTAGCGATTCAAATTTTGGAAGGAAATGTGATTTCACCACAGGTAGTAGGAAGAACGCTCCATATGCATCCTCTGTTTATCATCTTCGCGCTGCTTGTAGGAGGGGAGGTAGCGGGTATTGTGGGGTTAATATTGGCTGTCCCTTTCTTTGCCGTCATGAAAGTTATTCTGCAGCATGTGTTCCTGCATTATGTTCATAAGCCAACCACCTAG
- a CDS encoding DUF3951 domain-containing protein → MLLALISPIFIIVIYIMAKTLVKKEIPDSRYNPFDYITGQSRIEFQEQKEEKEEADDQGDDKNKHLIKLKKRS, encoded by the coding sequence ATGTTGCTTGCTTTAATCTCGCCGATTTTTATCATTGTCATCTACATCATGGCCAAAACACTTGTAAAAAAAGAAATCCCGGATAGCCGCTACAATCCCTTCGACTATATAACAGGGCAAAGCCGGATCGAATTTCAAGAGCAAAAGGAAGAAAAGGAAGAGGCAGATGACCAAGGAGACGATAAAAATAAACATTTAATAAAACTAAAAAAACGCAGTTGA
- the alaS gene encoding alanine--tRNA ligase: MKASEIRSKWLQFFASKGHKVEPSSSLVPHNDPSLLWINAGIAPLKPYLDGREIPENPRITNAQKCIRTNDIENVGKTRRHHTFFEMLGNFSIGDYFKKEVIPWAWEFLTDPQWIGFDPNRISVTVHEDDEEAFLIWNKEIGIPEDRIYKLKEDNFWDIGEGPCGPCTEIFYDRGDKYGDLSDPECWPGGENERFLEVWNLVFTQFNHNKDGSYTPLPNKNIDTGAGLERFASILQDVDSNFDTDLFKPIIDKTCELTGVQYHVNDEHDVALKVIADHIRTVAFSVGDGVLPSNEGRGYVIRRLLRRAVRYGKVLGLDKPFLHKLVPTVGDIMGVYYTEVVDKREFIEKVIRTEEERFHETLSDGLIILAEMVEKTRQAGTNQISGPDAFKLYDTYGFPFDLTEDFASEKGLTVDRAGFDASMQEQRDRARAASHKEGGMKVQGGPLSELTIKSEFVGYNELVVSANIAAIVHENTLVDIVGVGETCQVVLDRTPFYAESGGQVSDYGIIRSNQVTLKVEDVSKAPHGQHVHKVIVESGVLRIGDSVEAIVAAAQRGDIIKNHTATHLLHKALKEVLGTHVNQAGSLVEPDRLRFDFSHFGSITSEELQDVEQRVNRQIWNNINVDISLQAIADAKAMGAMALFGEKYGDIVRVVQVGDYSLELCGGCHVTNTGQIGLFKIVSESGIGSGVRRIEAVSGRSAYEYLDQQLQLLKESANLLKSNVQDVPKRVEATLQQMKELARENESLRGKLGRIEAGSLTDQVKQAAGVSVLAAQVNAADMDSLRNIVDEMKVKLGSAVIVLGAVADDKVNLVAAVTPDLVAKGFHAGKIIKEVALAVGGSGGGRPDMAQAGGKDASKLPAALSSVEGLLSQFA; this comes from the coding sequence ATGAAGGCAAGTGAAATTCGTTCCAAATGGTTGCAGTTCTTTGCTAGTAAAGGGCATAAGGTAGAGCCAAGCTCATCGCTCGTTCCGCACAATGATCCATCACTGCTTTGGATTAACGCAGGGATTGCTCCCCTGAAGCCTTATTTGGATGGCCGTGAAATTCCCGAAAATCCGCGGATCACGAATGCACAGAAATGTATTCGTACCAATGATATTGAGAATGTAGGGAAGACGCGTCGTCATCATACGTTTTTCGAGATGTTGGGTAACTTCTCCATCGGTGACTACTTCAAGAAAGAAGTTATTCCTTGGGCGTGGGAGTTCTTAACCGATCCGCAATGGATCGGCTTTGATCCGAATCGGATCTCGGTTACTGTTCATGAAGATGATGAAGAAGCTTTTCTTATTTGGAACAAAGAAATCGGCATACCGGAAGATCGTATCTATAAGTTGAAAGAAGATAATTTCTGGGATATCGGCGAAGGACCATGTGGTCCTTGTACTGAAATTTTCTATGATCGCGGAGACAAATACGGTGATTTGTCGGATCCAGAATGCTGGCCTGGCGGAGAGAACGAGCGTTTCCTGGAAGTATGGAACCTTGTGTTTACCCAGTTCAACCATAACAAAGACGGCAGCTATACACCGCTTCCTAACAAGAACATTGATACAGGCGCAGGCTTGGAGCGCTTTGCTTCCATTCTTCAGGATGTTGACTCGAACTTTGATACGGATTTGTTCAAACCGATTATTGATAAAACTTGTGAGCTAACCGGTGTGCAGTATCATGTCAATGATGAGCATGATGTAGCATTGAAAGTCATCGCGGACCACATTCGTACGGTTGCTTTCTCTGTTGGTGACGGTGTGCTTCCTTCTAATGAAGGTCGTGGTTACGTCATTCGCCGCTTGCTTCGCCGCGCTGTGCGCTATGGGAAGGTGCTAGGTTTGGATAAGCCGTTCCTTCACAAGCTTGTACCAACTGTGGGCGATATCATGGGAGTTTACTATACAGAAGTTGTAGACAAGCGTGAATTTATCGAAAAGGTGATCCGCACGGAAGAGGAGCGTTTCCATGAAACGTTAAGCGATGGTTTGATCATTCTTGCGGAGATGGTTGAGAAAACGCGTCAAGCAGGTACGAACCAAATCAGCGGTCCGGATGCTTTTAAATTGTATGATACTTACGGCTTCCCTTTTGATTTAACAGAGGACTTCGCTTCCGAGAAGGGATTGACCGTTGATCGTGCAGGATTCGACGCTTCCATGCAGGAGCAGCGGGACCGTGCAAGAGCAGCTAGTCACAAAGAAGGTGGAATGAAGGTTCAAGGCGGTCCGCTATCCGAATTGACGATTAAAAGCGAATTTGTTGGTTATAATGAATTGGTAGTTAGTGCTAATATTGCAGCTATTGTTCATGAAAATACGCTAGTAGACATCGTGGGCGTAGGCGAGACTTGCCAAGTTGTCTTGGATCGTACGCCGTTCTATGCAGAAAGCGGTGGTCAAGTAAGCGACTACGGAATTATTCGCAGCAATCAAGTGACTTTGAAAGTGGAAGATGTTAGCAAAGCGCCTCATGGGCAGCATGTCCACAAAGTGATCGTGGAATCCGGTGTTCTGCGTATCGGGGATTCAGTAGAAGCGATCGTAGCCGCGGCTCAGCGTGGAGACATCATCAAGAATCATACAGCGACCCATCTGCTGCACAAAGCTTTGAAGGAAGTATTGGGTACCCACGTCAATCAAGCGGGATCCCTTGTAGAACCGGATCGCTTGCGTTTTGACTTCTCCCATTTCGGAAGCATCACCAGCGAAGAGCTGCAGGATGTGGAACAGCGTGTCAATCGTCAAATATGGAATAACATCAACGTGGATATTTCACTCCAAGCCATCGCAGATGCGAAAGCTATGGGAGCTATGGCCTTGTTCGGTGAAAAGTACGGCGATATCGTGCGTGTCGTGCAAGTCGGTGATTACAGCTTGGAGTTGTGCGGAGGCTGTCATGTTACGAATACCGGTCAAATCGGTTTGTTCAAAATTGTCAGCGAGTCCGGGATCGGATCTGGCGTACGTCGGATTGAGGCCGTATCCGGTCGCAGCGCCTACGAATATCTAGACCAGCAATTGCAATTGCTGAAGGAATCAGCTAACCTGCTTAAGTCGAATGTGCAGGATGTTCCTAAAAGGGTTGAAGCAACGCTTCAGCAAATGAAGGAACTGGCACGCGAGAATGAATCGCTGCGCGGCAAGCTTGGGCGCATCGAGGCTGGCTCTCTGACGGACCAAGTGAAGCAAGCTGCGGGCGTGTCCGTATTGGCCGCACAGGTGAATGCAGCGGATATGGATTCACTTCGCAACATCGTCGATGAGATGAAAGTGAAGTTGGGATCTGCGGTTATCGTGCTTGGCGCTGTTGCCGATGATAAAGTTAATCTGGTTGCTGCGGTCACACCTGATTTGGTGGCCAAAGGTTTCCATGCTGGTAAAATTATCAAAGAGGTAGCACTGGCTGTAGGCGGAAGCGGAGGCGGTCGTCCGGATATGGCGCAGGCAGGCGGTAAAGATGCTTCCAAATTGCCGGCAGCTTTGTCCAGTGTGGAAGGACTTCTTTCCCAATTTGCATAA
- a CDS encoding IreB family regulatory phosphoprotein codes for MSSMDKTMKFNVKAEEIETSPKDVLLAVYDALQEKGYNPINQIVGYLLSGDPAYIPRHNNARSLIRKRERDELIEELVRAYLGQHK; via the coding sequence ATGAGTTCCATGGACAAAACGATGAAGTTCAACGTGAAGGCAGAAGAAATTGAGACGTCGCCCAAAGATGTTTTACTAGCGGTGTACGACGCTCTTCAGGAAAAAGGGTATAATCCGATCAACCAAATTGTCGGATACTTGCTTTCCGGAGATCCTGCTTACATTCCGCGGCATAACAATGCCCGGAGCCTCATTCGCAAACGGGAACGCGACGAACTGATTGAAGAATTGGTTCGTGCATATCTGGGTCAACACAAATAG
- the ruvX gene encoding Holliday junction resolvase RuvX: MRWIGLDYGDRTIGVAMSDELGWTAQGLEVIHRRKPGEDIDRLEAIVKEYGVTQIIVGLPKNMNNTIGPRGELAIEFSKELEQKLSVPVHLWDERLTTVAATRTLLEADVSRKKRKLVIDKMAAQLILQGYMDANMKR, translated from the coding sequence ATGAGATGGATAGGCTTGGATTATGGGGATAGAACGATTGGTGTCGCGATGAGCGATGAGCTTGGTTGGACCGCTCAAGGGCTGGAAGTCATCCATCGCCGCAAGCCTGGGGAAGACATCGATAGGCTGGAAGCCATTGTCAAAGAATATGGCGTAACTCAGATTATTGTTGGCTTGCCCAAAAATATGAACAATACGATAGGTCCTCGCGGGGAGCTAGCGATTGAGTTCTCCAAAGAACTGGAACAAAAATTAAGTGTACCTGTACACTTGTGGGATGAACGCTTAACGACTGTTGCTGCGACACGCACACTGCTAGAAGCGGATGTTAGTCGGAAGAAACGGAAGTTAGTCATTGATAAGATGGCTGCGCAGCTCATCCTGCAAGGGTACATGGATGCTAATATGAAGAGGTGA